From Vespula vulgaris chromosome 11, iyVesVulg1.1, whole genome shotgun sequence, the proteins below share one genomic window:
- the LOC127067438 gene encoding glutamate [NMDA] receptor subunit 1 isoform X3: MAKSGKMIALICLLMLLEDYSHAARPSSYNSPTLFMIGGVLSDNESKAYFGATVDHLNFDSQYVNKGITYQHTVIEMDSNPIRTALSVCKSLIAKQVYAVVVSHPLTGDLSPAAVSYTSGFYHIPVIGISSRDSAFSDKNIHVSFLRTVPPYSHQADVWVELLKYFNYMKIIFIHSSDTDGRALLGRFQTTSQNLEDDVEIKVHVESVIEFEPGLESFMEHLIFMKNAQARVCLMYATKTDAKVIFRDAASLNMTGAGYVWIVTEQALDAPNAPEGLLGLKLINASAEKAHIKDSLYAFVSALREMNETEEITSAPKDCGDSGSIWETGKKLFDYIRQQVLPHGETGRVAFDDNGDRIFAEYDIINIKDGEQVSVGQYFYPANGTKMKLRVNEWNITWPGRLKSKPEGLMIPTHLKVLTIEEKPFVYVREASEIDCLPDEIACPHFNVTDHENSKTYCCKGYCVDLLKELSRTINFTYNLALSPDGQFGSYIIKNSSVGGKKEWTGLIGELVNERADMIVAPLTINPERAEFIEFSKPFKYQGITILEKKPSRSSTLVSFLQPFSNTLWILVMVSVHVVALVLYLLDRFSPFGRFKLANTDGTEEDALNLSSAVWFAWGVLLNSGIGEGTPRSFSARVLGMVWAGFAMIIVASYTANLAAFLVLERPKTKLTGINDARLRNTMENLTCATVKGSAVDMYFRRQVELSNMYRTMEANNYDTAEDAIRDIKIGKLMAFIWDSSRLEFEAAQDCELVTAGELFGRSGYGIGLQKGSPWADAVTLAILDFHESGFMESLDNQWILQGNLQQCEQFEKTPNTLGLKNMAGVFIVVAVGIVGGVGLIIIEMAYKKHQIKKQKKMELARHAADKWRGTIEVNSDRRPISLFDIFPSFLQKCVFVSNPQEATTR; this comes from the exons ATGGCAAAATCTGGTAAAATGATTGCATTGATTTGTCTTCTGATGCTTTTGGAAGACTATAGTCATGCCGCAAGACCATCCAGTTACAACAGTCCAACCTTGTTCATGATCGGTGGTGTCCTTTCAGACAACGAAAGCAAAGCTTACTTTGGTGCCACCGTTGAT caTTTGAACTTTGATTCACAATATGTGAATAAGGGTATAACTTACCAACACACTGTCATCGAAATGGATTCCAATCCGATCAGGACGGCTCTAAGCGTTTGTAAATCTCTAATCGCTAAACAAGTTTATGCAGTAGTTGTGTCCCATCCTTTAACAGGTGATTTGTCACCAGCTGCTGTTTCTTATACCAGCGGTTTTTATCATATACCTGTAATTGGTATATCCTCTCGTGATTCAGCATTTTCCGATAAA aatATTCACGTGTCTTTCTTACGTACCGTTCCACCATATTCCCATCAAGCCGATGTGTGGGttgaattattgaaatattttaactacATGAAGATCATTTTCATACATAGTTCGGACACCGACGGTCGTGCTTTGCTCGGACGTTTTCAAACGACATCACAAAATTTAGAAGACGACGTTGAAATCAAAGTACAC gtgGAATCCGTAATAGAATTCGAGCCAGGTCTTGAAAGTTTTATGGAACATTTAATCTTTATGAAGAACGCACAAGCTAGAGTCTGTTTGATGTATGCAAC GAAAACAGACGCAAAAGTTATCTTCAGAGATGCGGCATCATTGAATATGACCGGAGCTGGATACGTTTGGATCGTTACCGAGCAAGCATTGGATGCACCTAACGCACCAGAAGGTCTTCTtggattgaaattaattaacgcgAGCGCAGAGAAGGCTCACATCAAGGACAGCCT ATACGCTTTTGTCTCTGCTTTGCGAGAAATGAACGAAACCGAAGAGATCACGAGTGCTCCCAAGGATTGCGGTGATTCCGGATCGATATGGGAAACTGGAAAGAAACTTTTTGA TTACATACGTCAACAAGTTTTACCACATGGAGAAACTGGCAGAGTTGCTTTCGATGACAATGGCGATCGTATTTTTGCTGAATAtgatatcattaatatcaaGGATGGTGAGCAAGTTTCGGTTggacaatatttttatccaGCT aatggaacaaaaatgaaattaagagTGAACGAGTGGAATATCACGTGGCCTGGACGTTTAAAAAGTAAACCCGAAGGTTTAATGATACCAACGCACTTAAAGGTTTTGACAATTGAAGAGAAACCTTTCGTTTACGTACGCGAAGCAAGCGAGATTGATTGCCTGCCTGATGAAATAGCATGTCCTCATTTCAACGTTACCGATCACGAGA ACTCGAAGACGTATTGTTGCAAAGGTTATTGCgtagatttattaaaagaattatctaGGACTATCAATTTCACTTATAATCTTGCCTTATCACCGGATGGTCAATTTGGCAgttatattatcaaaaatagtTCAg tcggagggaaaaaagaatggacAGGACTAATCGGAGAATTGGTGAACGAACGAGCAGACATGATCGTTGCACCATTGACGATTAATCCTGAACGTGCTGAATTCATCGAATTCAGCAAGCCATTCAAATATCAGGGGATAACTATTCTAGAAAAAAAG CCATCCAGATCGTCGACACTGGTATCTTTCTTACAACCATTCAGTAACACTCTTTGGATCCTGGTGATGGTTTCGGTGCACGTAGTGGCGCTAGTTCTGTACCTCCTCGACCGGTTTTCACCTTTCGGGAGGTTCAAACTAGCTAATACTGACGGCACCGAGGAAGATGCCCTCAATCTCTCGAGTGCCGTTTGGTTCGCATGGGGAGTATTATTGAACAGTGGAATTGGAGAAG gTACTCCGAGAAGTTTTTCAGCACGAGTATTGGGTATGGTATGGGCAGGATTTGCTATGATCATCGTAGCATCTTATACAGCTAATCTGGCTGCTTTTCTTGTATTGGAACGTCCTAAAACAAAATTGACTGGTATCAATGATGCCCGA ctCAGGAATACTATGGAAAATTTAACGTGTGCTACGGTTAAGGGATCAGCAGTGGACATGTACTTCAGGCGACAAGTTGAACTCTCTAATATGTATCGAACGATGGAAGCTAACAATTACGATACAGCCGAAGATGCTATACGTGATATAAAAATTGG aaaattaatggCATTCATCTGGGATAGCTCACGTTTGGAATTCGAGGCAGCTCAGGATTGCGAGCTAGTAACTGCCGGTGAATTATTTGGTCGTTCTGGTTACGGAATTGGCCTGCAGAAAGGTTCACCCTGGGCGGATGCCGTGACTCTGGCAATTTTAGACTTTCATGAAA GTGGTTTTATGGAAAGTCTCGATAATCAATGGATACTCCAGGGGAATCTACAACAATGCgaacaatttgaaaaaacTCCGAACACTCTCGGATTGAAAAATATGGCGGGAGTGTTCATAGTGGTCGCGGTCGGTATCGTCGGTGGTGTCGGATTGATTATTATCGAGATGGCGTACAAGAAgcatcaaataaaaaaacagaagaaaatgGAACTGGCAAGGCATGCAGCCGATAAATGGAGAGGAACGATCGAGGTAAACAGCGATCGGCGGCCGATTTCGTTGTTTGATATATTTCCATCGTTTCTTCAGAAATGTGTGTTTGTCAGTAATCCTCAGGAAGCGACGACGAGGTAG
- the LOC127067438 gene encoding glutamate [NMDA] receptor subunit 1 isoform X4, giving the protein MAKSGKMIALICLLMLLEDYSHAARPSSYNSPTLFMIGGVLSDNESKAYFGATVDHLNFDSQYVNKGITYQHTVIEMDSNPIRTALSVCKSLIAKQVYAVVVSHPLTGDLSPAAVSYTSGFYHIPVIGISSRDSAFSDKNIHVSFLRTVPPYSHQADVWVELLKYFNYMKIIFIHSSDTDGRALLGRFQTTSQNLEDDVEIKVHVESVIEFEPGLESFMEHLIFMKNAQARVCLMYATKTDAKVIFRDAASLNMTGAGYVWIVTEQALDAPNAPEGLLGLKLINASAEKAHIKDSLYAFVSALREMNETEEITSAPKDCGDSGSIWETGKKLFDYIRQQVLPHGETGRVAFDDNGDRIFAEYDIINIKDGEQVSVGQYFYPANGTKMKLRVNEWNITWPGRLKSKPEGLMIPTHLKVLTIEEKPFVYVREASEIDCLPDEIACPHFNVTDHENSKTYCCKGYCVDLLKELSRTINFTYNLALSPDGQFGSYIIKNSSVGGKKEWTGLIGELVNERADMIVAPLTINPERAEFIEFSKPFKYQGITILEKKPSRSSTLVSFLQPFSNTLWILVMVSVHVVALVLYLLDRFSPFGRFKLANTDGTEEDALNLSSAVWFAWGVLLNSGIGEGTPRSFSARVLGMVWAGFAMIIVASYTANLAAFLVLERPKTKLTGINDARLRNTMENLTCATVKGSAVDMYFRRQVELSNMYRTMEANNYDTAEDAIRDIKIGKLMAFIWDSSRLEFEAAQDCELVTAGELFGRSGYGIGLQKGSPWADAVTLAILDFHESGFMESLDNQWILQGNLQQCEQFEKTPNTLGLKNMAGVFIVVAVGIVGGVGLIIIEMAYKKHQIKKQKKMELARHAADKWRGTIE; this is encoded by the exons ATGGCAAAATCTGGTAAAATGATTGCATTGATTTGTCTTCTGATGCTTTTGGAAGACTATAGTCATGCCGCAAGACCATCCAGTTACAACAGTCCAACCTTGTTCATGATCGGTGGTGTCCTTTCAGACAACGAAAGCAAAGCTTACTTTGGTGCCACCGTTGAT caTTTGAACTTTGATTCACAATATGTGAATAAGGGTATAACTTACCAACACACTGTCATCGAAATGGATTCCAATCCGATCAGGACGGCTCTAAGCGTTTGTAAATCTCTAATCGCTAAACAAGTTTATGCAGTAGTTGTGTCCCATCCTTTAACAGGTGATTTGTCACCAGCTGCTGTTTCTTATACCAGCGGTTTTTATCATATACCTGTAATTGGTATATCCTCTCGTGATTCAGCATTTTCCGATAAA aatATTCACGTGTCTTTCTTACGTACCGTTCCACCATATTCCCATCAAGCCGATGTGTGGGttgaattattgaaatattttaactacATGAAGATCATTTTCATACATAGTTCGGACACCGACGGTCGTGCTTTGCTCGGACGTTTTCAAACGACATCACAAAATTTAGAAGACGACGTTGAAATCAAAGTACAC gtgGAATCCGTAATAGAATTCGAGCCAGGTCTTGAAAGTTTTATGGAACATTTAATCTTTATGAAGAACGCACAAGCTAGAGTCTGTTTGATGTATGCAAC GAAAACAGACGCAAAAGTTATCTTCAGAGATGCGGCATCATTGAATATGACCGGAGCTGGATACGTTTGGATCGTTACCGAGCAAGCATTGGATGCACCTAACGCACCAGAAGGTCTTCTtggattgaaattaattaacgcgAGCGCAGAGAAGGCTCACATCAAGGACAGCCT ATACGCTTTTGTCTCTGCTTTGCGAGAAATGAACGAAACCGAAGAGATCACGAGTGCTCCCAAGGATTGCGGTGATTCCGGATCGATATGGGAAACTGGAAAGAAACTTTTTGA TTACATACGTCAACAAGTTTTACCACATGGAGAAACTGGCAGAGTTGCTTTCGATGACAATGGCGATCGTATTTTTGCTGAATAtgatatcattaatatcaaGGATGGTGAGCAAGTTTCGGTTggacaatatttttatccaGCT aatggaacaaaaatgaaattaagagTGAACGAGTGGAATATCACGTGGCCTGGACGTTTAAAAAGTAAACCCGAAGGTTTAATGATACCAACGCACTTAAAGGTTTTGACAATTGAAGAGAAACCTTTCGTTTACGTACGCGAAGCAAGCGAGATTGATTGCCTGCCTGATGAAATAGCATGTCCTCATTTCAACGTTACCGATCACGAGA ACTCGAAGACGTATTGTTGCAAAGGTTATTGCgtagatttattaaaagaattatctaGGACTATCAATTTCACTTATAATCTTGCCTTATCACCGGATGGTCAATTTGGCAgttatattatcaaaaatagtTCAg tcggagggaaaaaagaatggacAGGACTAATCGGAGAATTGGTGAACGAACGAGCAGACATGATCGTTGCACCATTGACGATTAATCCTGAACGTGCTGAATTCATCGAATTCAGCAAGCCATTCAAATATCAGGGGATAACTATTCTAGAAAAAAAG CCATCCAGATCGTCGACACTGGTATCTTTCTTACAACCATTCAGTAACACTCTTTGGATCCTGGTGATGGTTTCGGTGCACGTAGTGGCGCTAGTTCTGTACCTCCTCGACCGGTTTTCACCTTTCGGGAGGTTCAAACTAGCTAATACTGACGGCACCGAGGAAGATGCCCTCAATCTCTCGAGTGCCGTTTGGTTCGCATGGGGAGTATTATTGAACAGTGGAATTGGAGAAG gTACTCCGAGAAGTTTTTCAGCACGAGTATTGGGTATGGTATGGGCAGGATTTGCTATGATCATCGTAGCATCTTATACAGCTAATCTGGCTGCTTTTCTTGTATTGGAACGTCCTAAAACAAAATTGACTGGTATCAATGATGCCCGA ctCAGGAATACTATGGAAAATTTAACGTGTGCTACGGTTAAGGGATCAGCAGTGGACATGTACTTCAGGCGACAAGTTGAACTCTCTAATATGTATCGAACGATGGAAGCTAACAATTACGATACAGCCGAAGATGCTATACGTGATATAAAAATTGG aaaattaatggCATTCATCTGGGATAGCTCACGTTTGGAATTCGAGGCAGCTCAGGATTGCGAGCTAGTAACTGCCGGTGAATTATTTGGTCGTTCTGGTTACGGAATTGGCCTGCAGAAAGGTTCACCCTGGGCGGATGCCGTGACTCTGGCAATTTTAGACTTTCATGAAA GTGGTTTTATGGAAAGTCTCGATAATCAATGGATACTCCAGGGGAATCTACAACAATGCgaacaatttgaaaaaacTCCGAACACTCTCGGATTGAAAAATATGGCGGGAGTGTTCATAGTGGTCGCGGTCGGTATCGTCGGTGGTGTCGGATTGATTATTATCGAGATGGCGTACAAGAAgcatcaaataaaaaaacagaagaaaatgGAACTGGCAAGGCATGCAGCCGATAAATGGAGAGGAACGATCGAG TAA
- the LOC127067438 gene encoding glutamate [NMDA] receptor subunit 1 isoform X2, whose protein sequence is MAKSGKMIALICLLMLLEDYSHAARPSSYNSPTLFMIGGVLSDNESKAYFGATVDHLNFDSQYVNKGITYQHTVIEMDSNPIRTALSVCKSLIAKQVYAVVVSHPLTGDLSPAAVSYTSGFYHIPVIGISSRDSAFSDKNIHVSFLRTVPPYSHQADVWVELLKYFNYMKIIFIHSSDTDGRALLGRFQTTSQNLEDDVEIKVESVIEFEPGLESFMEHLIFMKNAQARVCLMYATKTDAKVIFRDAASLNMTGAGYVWIVTEQALDAPNAPEGLLGLKLINASAEKAHIKDSLYAFVSALREMNETEEITSAPKDCGDSGSIWETGKKLFDYIRQQVLPHGETGRVAFDDNGDRIFAEYDIINIKDGEQVSVGQYFYPANGTKMKLRVNEWNITWPGRLKSKPEGLMIPTHLKVLTIEEKPFVYVREASEIDCLPDEIACPHFNVTDHENSKTYCCKGYCVDLLKELSRTINFTYNLALSPDGQFGSYIIKNSSVGGKKEWTGLIGELVNERADMIVAPLTINPERAEFIEFSKPFKYQGITILEKKPSRSSTLVSFLQPFSNTLWILVMVSVHVVALVLYLLDRFSPFGRFKLANTDGTEEDALNLSSAVWFAWGVLLNSGIGEGTPRSFSARVLGMVWAGFAMIIVASYTANLAAFLVLERPKTKLTGINDARLRNTMENLTCATVKGSAVDMYFRRQVELSNMYRTMEANNYDTAEDAIRDIKIGKLMAFIWDSSRLEFEAAQDCELVTAGELFGRSGYGIGLQKGSPWADAVTLAILDFHESGFMESLDNQWILQGNLQQCEQFEKTPNTLGLKNMAGVFIVVAVGIVGGVGLIIIEMAYKKHQIKKQKKMELARHAADKWRGTIEKRKTLRASIAAQRRIQSNGLNDPTTVSLAVDTVARCTVAPRSPGRAWPGDSDIRQRPMSRSEDVRLSPAVYTADVSHLVV, encoded by the exons ATGGCAAAATCTGGTAAAATGATTGCATTGATTTGTCTTCTGATGCTTTTGGAAGACTATAGTCATGCCGCAAGACCATCCAGTTACAACAGTCCAACCTTGTTCATGATCGGTGGTGTCCTTTCAGACAACGAAAGCAAAGCTTACTTTGGTGCCACCGTTGAT caTTTGAACTTTGATTCACAATATGTGAATAAGGGTATAACTTACCAACACACTGTCATCGAAATGGATTCCAATCCGATCAGGACGGCTCTAAGCGTTTGTAAATCTCTAATCGCTAAACAAGTTTATGCAGTAGTTGTGTCCCATCCTTTAACAGGTGATTTGTCACCAGCTGCTGTTTCTTATACCAGCGGTTTTTATCATATACCTGTAATTGGTATATCCTCTCGTGATTCAGCATTTTCCGATAAA aatATTCACGTGTCTTTCTTACGTACCGTTCCACCATATTCCCATCAAGCCGATGTGTGGGttgaattattgaaatattttaactacATGAAGATCATTTTCATACATAGTTCGGACACCGACGGTCGTGCTTTGCTCGGACGTTTTCAAACGACATCACAAAATTTAGAAGACGACGTTGAAATCAAA gtgGAATCCGTAATAGAATTCGAGCCAGGTCTTGAAAGTTTTATGGAACATTTAATCTTTATGAAGAACGCACAAGCTAGAGTCTGTTTGATGTATGCAAC GAAAACAGACGCAAAAGTTATCTTCAGAGATGCGGCATCATTGAATATGACCGGAGCTGGATACGTTTGGATCGTTACCGAGCAAGCATTGGATGCACCTAACGCACCAGAAGGTCTTCTtggattgaaattaattaacgcgAGCGCAGAGAAGGCTCACATCAAGGACAGCCT ATACGCTTTTGTCTCTGCTTTGCGAGAAATGAACGAAACCGAAGAGATCACGAGTGCTCCCAAGGATTGCGGTGATTCCGGATCGATATGGGAAACTGGAAAGAAACTTTTTGA TTACATACGTCAACAAGTTTTACCACATGGAGAAACTGGCAGAGTTGCTTTCGATGACAATGGCGATCGTATTTTTGCTGAATAtgatatcattaatatcaaGGATGGTGAGCAAGTTTCGGTTggacaatatttttatccaGCT aatggaacaaaaatgaaattaagagTGAACGAGTGGAATATCACGTGGCCTGGACGTTTAAAAAGTAAACCCGAAGGTTTAATGATACCAACGCACTTAAAGGTTTTGACAATTGAAGAGAAACCTTTCGTTTACGTACGCGAAGCAAGCGAGATTGATTGCCTGCCTGATGAAATAGCATGTCCTCATTTCAACGTTACCGATCACGAGA ACTCGAAGACGTATTGTTGCAAAGGTTATTGCgtagatttattaaaagaattatctaGGACTATCAATTTCACTTATAATCTTGCCTTATCACCGGATGGTCAATTTGGCAgttatattatcaaaaatagtTCAg tcggagggaaaaaagaatggacAGGACTAATCGGAGAATTGGTGAACGAACGAGCAGACATGATCGTTGCACCATTGACGATTAATCCTGAACGTGCTGAATTCATCGAATTCAGCAAGCCATTCAAATATCAGGGGATAACTATTCTAGAAAAAAAG CCATCCAGATCGTCGACACTGGTATCTTTCTTACAACCATTCAGTAACACTCTTTGGATCCTGGTGATGGTTTCGGTGCACGTAGTGGCGCTAGTTCTGTACCTCCTCGACCGGTTTTCACCTTTCGGGAGGTTCAAACTAGCTAATACTGACGGCACCGAGGAAGATGCCCTCAATCTCTCGAGTGCCGTTTGGTTCGCATGGGGAGTATTATTGAACAGTGGAATTGGAGAAG gTACTCCGAGAAGTTTTTCAGCACGAGTATTGGGTATGGTATGGGCAGGATTTGCTATGATCATCGTAGCATCTTATACAGCTAATCTGGCTGCTTTTCTTGTATTGGAACGTCCTAAAACAAAATTGACTGGTATCAATGATGCCCGA ctCAGGAATACTATGGAAAATTTAACGTGTGCTACGGTTAAGGGATCAGCAGTGGACATGTACTTCAGGCGACAAGTTGAACTCTCTAATATGTATCGAACGATGGAAGCTAACAATTACGATACAGCCGAAGATGCTATACGTGATATAAAAATTGG aaaattaatggCATTCATCTGGGATAGCTCACGTTTGGAATTCGAGGCAGCTCAGGATTGCGAGCTAGTAACTGCCGGTGAATTATTTGGTCGTTCTGGTTACGGAATTGGCCTGCAGAAAGGTTCACCCTGGGCGGATGCCGTGACTCTGGCAATTTTAGACTTTCATGAAA GTGGTTTTATGGAAAGTCTCGATAATCAATGGATACTCCAGGGGAATCTACAACAATGCgaacaatttgaaaaaacTCCGAACACTCTCGGATTGAAAAATATGGCGGGAGTGTTCATAGTGGTCGCGGTCGGTATCGTCGGTGGTGTCGGATTGATTATTATCGAGATGGCGTACAAGAAgcatcaaataaaaaaacagaagaaaatgGAACTGGCAAGGCATGCAGCCGATAAATGGAGAGGAACGATCGAG AAGCGGAAAACACTTCGAGCTTCGATAGCTGCACAACGAAGAATTCAAAGCAATGGCCTGAACGATCCAACGACCGTCAGCTTAGCAGTCGATACGGTTGCCAGATGCACCGTCGCACCACGTAGTCCTGGAAGAGCATGGCCTGGAGATAGTGATATACGTCAACGACCAATGTCACGTTCTGAGGACGTAAGATTATCACCTGCCGTTTACACCGCCGATGTATCTCATCTTgtagtttaa